Part of the Solanum pennellii chromosome 10, SPENNV200 genome is shown below.
gcaAAAATCAGATTAGGAATGTCAtaccatgagagtaacatgcatcatcatatgtatcatattgcacacaacacataacatattgcatatagcacataacatattgcacatagaacatatcatatttcatttcattcattcatatgccattaGACCCTGGAaccatggacttaacattaggaattcccaaaatgaggactcaacatatcggacctcaactagggaacCTTCTTTAGCAATCACAGAGTctccttcattcattcatacatacttcatttcatttcattcataggctagtgtaaacaccagctatacctaggatgtagtttaagactctcattgggttcagtgtgcaatgactaagaatgacctagtgtaaTTACATatgtctagttcacctcttgattatcctactcaaacacctttggtatcgttcatttcattgtgtgcattacatgagactggcctcattctttcttttggaactttaactttaacctacatagatcatgtgaacatcatgaaatcctatgcctaccccacaccgaaaaggggtggaatcaacggccaaagtgaaaccaaaacatgctagcgtatttAGGGagttgaaccctgctagatccctatgttGGCTGCATAGgctcaaagactaggagatataatgaGACCCATACCCATTTGGACAGACAGTCTCATATAATGAGAATTACATGAACCTCtaccttcccgaaagaaggaatcgccaCTCATAGCtatcctatcggtgctcagtataaagttccattacgttcatctcatacatcatagaagctgacttctagcatgaggacatcatagatcattagatgatttctcatctcatcattagtattaactaTATATtcacttcaatactttcattaaagtattcatagagactggtctcttcattaactttacactctcataggttttggtaacatttacttaggctcatttgagattgctctcatatttcacattagccttttatcatattgtcaccacattcattagacTTAGCACATTTTCCCTTCATAATTATTCACCcgttattacgtgaatgttcatttcatcaaatgctaatgcacttggccttttagtgtgtttcacactcttacttaaccgtTATGGGATCACATAATTattcacataacatcttaggttcacgTACTTTATAAACGTATActggacttatgagtccacacagacaagccatgaggcttaattcgtaattcgtctaagtgattcatacttacccaaggttatgtgatacaagacttatgcatcatgtaagtatgccaagatctcagtTTTGATCCTTAAAGGAAGtattcatttaatcatttattcacgtacgacttatatgtcaatacggaattgggaaagggaaccgGATTTTGAATCCCTTATGCAtcacttaatcttatattaaacttggtaaTTGTATTTTCAGATTTAGAAGACCCTAGGTCAATCTCCTTCACccctatatatttttatttcttttccctcctatctttttttttaaggcCAAGAGGTTGAGGGATTAgtttttctcttaactttctcacctatccaagaggttgtgggttcaatccccaattaCCTcatcttatttttctctttcatttttctcctaactctctcatctattcaaggtTGTGGGTTTAATCCCTTCTCaactcatttatttttcctttcgtttttcttatgaaatttttgtgtattttgcATTTGGTgagtcttgggttcaatccccaatgacctcacatttcaaaataaaaataaaaatatagctCTATCTCCAATACACAACCGGGAGACGAACATTTCAAGCAAGGTGGAAATTTGGTCATCTCCCAAGTGatctttctctcattttttgttaattgttgGAGTATTTCGTGTCACTTCAAACTGctggggtcctcctcaagtgcccttagttggtccttggggagttgtacccagacgtttcaatcatgaagcaattcaaacacccattagctacctttccacctattttcgtacatttccaactcctaaaagttagtcaaaaggctaaggcacactaataTCCCTTTTAACCAACTTCCCGAATATTTTTGGaagttttggttcttaaacctcctaaatggcatatattcattaaaagtggacttagaaacagtttttagactttatgacacctatgttaggctttacaatgagtcttggattttccaggtgttatattatccccccctaggaacattcgttcCCGAAAGAccctaaaattcttttgaaggaaggaatagacccaagactagcagcccaaccaatcaacaatatccatAATGTCACTTCGACAAGGAAAATAgaaaaactcatattaccacacctaaggatcaaaaaatttcatcatgacgcatttccttctcacaacacttatgagctcaacatacatcacATGGTccattagcacaaagttcaacttaactaCATGTTACCTATTTtatgaagactcaccatatccagaatgcacaacataactcaaagcaatcaaaaagcaaaatttcatgtttttaataGCAATACTACATTGATTTCACTGTAAACTTATTGTGAGGTTTTCCAAAATTCCCTTTTTTCATAACACTTCACCcgaaaatcaagaaacttcaatttctaatcatatttatattattaaaaagaatgactaagcTTAATTGTTataaagatgaggataacgagACTTCATGGCGGCCTCAACCTCTCATGTTaaaccctaaactagatgatttttcaataacacctttacggaaacgACATCTtgattcctcaacttcttgacttacCTATAAAGAATTTAAACCGGGaattcctcataagagaggttatccttgataCCAAGAccatcaataggaagaatggactcgggatcacttACAcaatttttcaacatagaaacatggaaaaccggatgaaccgaagccaattcactaggaagtttcaattatAGGCAACCTTATAAaacctttgcaagatttcatagggacccacataacgaggactcaatttccctttcctGACAAACCTAACCACttctttcattggtgaaatttttaaatacacctttcctattatcggcataagacttttgctgactataggACGTTTGCAACCGGTTTCTTATGATATGAATCTTTTCCagagtcttataaatcaactcaggaccaagaagcgatggctcacccacttcaaacaatctaataggagacctacacctcctaccatacaaggcttcataaggagccatggatatagatgaatgaaaactattgttgtaggcaaactccactAAAGGTAAAAGCCTATCCCAACtcactttaaaatcaataatgcatgcTCTAAGAATATCTTAAAGGGTTTATATCGTACGCTCTGCTTTACCATCCTTTTGGGGATGAAAAttggtgcttaacttcaccgtagtacctaaccctttttggaacgacctccaaaatctagatgtgaattgtgcgccccgatccgatatgatggataacggaatgccaTGGCGGCATACAATCAcatctaggaagattcttgcGTAATGCTCCACCGAATATGAAGACTTGACGGGGATAAAGCGAGCGGatttagtcaatcgatccacaaccaccaaaatggaatcataggacttttgggtccggggtaaacctactacaaagtccatattgatgtcttcacacttccaagttggaatttgcatctcttgtagtaagccacccggctTTAGGTGTCCGGCCTTTACTTTTTGGCAATTCGGATACTTAGAGACAAATTCCgcaatgtccctttttagaccttcccaccaatatatttccctTAGGTAATTGTACATTTTTGTCAACCatggatgaattgagtagcgggacccatgtgcttcttctaagATCCAATCACTCAACCaatctacatcgggaacacataatctcccttggtaccttaacaaACCATCCCCctagggagaatgattcattaaaCTTGCCAAGAACCAATTCATTCAAGTACATTAAGGctaaatcaaggtgttgtttggacttcacctcaatcactaaagatgactcggagttatgatgaactatggcaCCCCAATCTGgagaactctccaacctcacccccaacctaacCAACCCATGCACATCCCTTTCTATGTCCTTTTTGGCTTCATCATGATGGGAtgcactacccatagtcatccgACTTAGGTCATCCGCCAGTACATTAGCCTTTCCGGGGTGATAAaagacactcatatcataatcttccAAAAACTcaagccaccttctttgtcggagatttaactcctttttggtaaacacatattggagactcttatgatcggtaaaaacatccagatgaaccccatacaagtaatgcctaaATTTTTTGTAAAGCAAACACCATAGCCGCTAATTCAAGTTCATGAGTGGGGTAATctctctcatgtacctttagtttcctagaggcatatGCTACCACCTTCCCGTTTTGCATAAGAACAcgccccaaacccactcgggatgcatcacaatacaccaaaaaaccctttgtaccctccggtaaggtcaacaccggagcgtaagtaagcctatctttcaacaatttgaagctcttctcacatgcctcGGGCCACtaaaactttttactcttttgggtcaaagtagacaaaggagatgcaatggacgcaaaaccatccataaACCTTCGATAGTAACGTTTTAAACACAAGAAACTCCTGATGCCAGTAGGAGTCAATGGTATAGGCAAATTTTTCACCActtccattttccttgggtctacttcaactccctcactagaaatgatgtgcccaagaaaagtcaccgatctcaaccaaaactcacacttactatgtTTGGCAtataattgatgttctttaaagGTTTGCAACACTActctcaaatgacccatatgatcaccctcattcttggNccaaaactcacacttactatgtTTGGCAtataattgatgttctttaaaggtttgcaacactaccctcaaatgacccatatgatcaccctcattcttggagtataccaagatatcgtcaatgaagacaatgacaaacgaATCGAGGTAATTTcaaaatactctattcattaggtccatatatgtcgccggagcattagtgagaccgaaagacatgacTAAGAACTCATACTGCCCATACCTATTCCAAAAGGCCGTCTTAGGTATATCCTCCCCTCTCACCCTTAGAtgatgataccccgacctcaagtctatctttgaaaagtaactcgcccttggagttggtcaaataagtcatcaatccgagggagagggtacttattcttaaaggtgaccttgttgagttggcggtagtcaatacacattatCAAAGACTCATCcttctttttgacaaataacagcaaagcaccccatggagatatactaggccttataaagcctttgtcaagctaatccttgagttgagccttcaactctttcaattcggccgaaGCCATCCGATATGGAGGGATTTAAATGTGATTTGTTTTCGGTAGAAAATttataccaaaatcaatttcccatttgggaggaataccggaaaggtcattaggaaaaacctttGGAAATTCATtcactatggggaccgactcaataggtGGAATTTCGGAATccaaatctttgactcttactatgtgatagagacaaccctttgaaatcattttacatgcttttagacaagatatgatgAGACctataggaatagaatttccccccttccactgaACAATGGGTTCTTTTGAGAAGTTAAACgtcaccactcttgtcctacaatcaatggaatcaaagcatgcatgcaaccaatccataccagaTATAATACCAAAATCAAGCATCTCCAgctctactagatcaacatacgaaactctattgggcaatgaaaTAGGGCAGTTCTGATAGACTCTTTAAGCAACAAACGACTCTCCCACAGGAGTAGACACTAGAAAATGCTCATGCAAAATGTCGGGtaaaacatcaaactttttatcTACTAGTGGCGTAACAAAGGACAAAGTAGCACCCGAATCAAGTAAAGAATACACATCAAGAGTAAAGAtttttaacataccggtcaccacgtcgggagaggTCTTTTGCTCACCCCTATAGCGGAGATcatagaagtggttcttctttggagaatCACTAGAACAACTTGGTTTAGCTtggccactacccttgtcttgactcttcaagtttggacaatctctcattttgtgaccactcttgccaaaANNNNNNNNNNNNNNNNNNNNNNNNNNNNNNNNNNNNNNNNNNNNNNNNNNNNNNNNNNNNNNNNNNNNNNNNNNNNNNNNNNNNNNNNNNNNNNNNNNNNNNNNNNNNNNNNNNNNNNNNNNNNNNNNNNNNNNNNNNNNNNNNNNNNNNNNNNNNNNNNNNNNNNNNNNNNNNNNNNNNNNNNNNNNNNNNNNNNNNNNNNNNNNNNNNNNNNNNNNNNNNNNNNNNNNNNNNNNNNNNNNNNNNNNNNNNNNNNNNNNNNNNNNNNNNNNNNNNNNNNNNNNNNNNNNNNNNNNNNNNNNNNNNNNNNNNNNNNNNNNNNNNNNNNNNNNNNNNNNNNNNNNNNNNNNNNNNNNNNNNNNNNNNNNNNNNNNNNNNNNNNNNNNNNNNNNNNNNNNNNNNNNNNNNNNNNNNNNNNNNNNNNNNNNNNNNNNNNNNNNNNNNNNNNNNNNNNNNNNNNNNNNNNNNNNNNNNNNNNNNNNNNNNNNNNNNNNNNNNNNNNNNNNNNNNNNNNNNNNNNNNNNNNNNNNNNNNNNNNNNNNNNNNNNNNNNNNNNNNNNNNNNNNNNNNNNNNNNNNNNNNNNNNNNNNNNNNNNNNNNNNNNNNNNNNNNNNNNNNNNNNNNNNNNNNNNNNNNNNNNNNNNNNNNNNNNNNNNNNNNNNNNNNNNNNNNNNNNNNNNNNNNNNNNNNNNNNNNNNNNNNNNNNNNNNNNNNNNNNNNNNNNNNNNNNNNNNNNNNNNNNNNNNNNNNNNNNNNNNNNNNNNNNNNNNNNNNNNNNNNNNNNNNNNNNNNNNNNNNNNNNNNNNNNNNNNNNNNNNNNNNNNNNNNNNNNNNNNNNNNNNNNNNNNNNNNNNNNNNNNNNNNNNNNNNNNNNNNNNNNNNNNNNNNNNNNNNNNNNNNNNNNNNNNNNNNNNNNNNNNNNNNNNNNNNNNNNNNNNNNNNNNNNNNNNNNNNNNNNNNNNNNNNNNNNNNNNNNNNNNNNNNNNNNNNNNNNNNNNNNNNNNNNNNNNNNNNNNNNNNNNNNNNNNNNNNNNNNNNNNNNNNNNNNNNNNNNNNNNNNNNNNNNNNNNNNNNNNNNNNNNNNNNNNNNNNNNNNNNNNNNNNNNNNNNNNNNNNNNNNNNNNNNNNNNNNNNNNNNNNNNNNNNNNNNNNNNNNNNNNNNNNNNNNNNNNNNNNNNNNNNNNNNNNNNNNNNNNNNNNNNNNNNNNNNNNNNNNNNNNNNNNNNNNNNNNNNNNNNNNNNNNNNNNNNNNNNNNNNNNNNNNNNNNNNNNNNNNNNNNNNNNNNNNNNNNNNNNNNNNNNNNNNNNNNNNNNNNNNNNNNNNNNNNNNNNNNNNNNNNNNNNNNNNNNNNNNNNNNNNNNNNNNNNNNNNNNNNNNNNNNNNNNNNNNNNNNNNNNNNNNNNNNNNNNNNNNNNNNNNNNNNNNNNNNNNNNNNNNNNNNNNNNNNNNNNNNNNNNNNNNNNNNNNNNNNNNNNNNNNNNNNNNNNNNNNNNNNNNNNNNNNNNNNNNNNNNNNNNNNNNNNNNNNNNNNNNNNNNNNNNNNNNNNNNNNNNNNNNNNNNNNNNNNNNNNNNNNNNNNNNNNNNNNNNNNNNNNNNNNNNNNNNNNNNNNNNNNNNNNNNNNNNNNNNNNNNNNNNNNNNNNNNNNNNNNNNNNNNNNNNNNNNNNNNNNNNNNNNNNNNNNNNNNNNNNNNNNNNNNNNNNNNNNNNNNNNNNNNNNNNNNNNNNNNNNNNNNNNNNNNNNNNNNNNNNNNNNNNNNNNNNNNNNNNNNNNNNNNNNNNNNNNNNNNNNNNNNNNNNNNNNNNNNNNNNNNNNNNNNNNNNNNNNNNNNNNNNNNNNNNNNNNNNNNNNNNNNNNNNNNNNNNNNNNNNNNNNNNNNNNNNNNNNNNNNNNNNNNNNNNNNNNNNNNNNNNNNNNNNNNNNNNNNNNNNNNNNNNNNNNNNNNNNNNNNNNNNNNNNNNNNNNNNNNNNNNNNNNNNNNNNNNNNNNNNNNNNNNNNNNNNNNNNNNNNNNNNNNNNNNNNNNNNNNNNNNNNNNNNNNNNNNNNNNNNNNNNNNNNNNNNNNNNNNNNNNNNNNNNNNNNNNNNNNNNNNNNNNNNNNNNNNNNNNNNNNNNNNNNNNNNNNNNNNNNNNNNNNNNNNNNNNNNNNNNNNNNNNNNNNNNNNNNNNNNNNNNNNNNNNNNNNNNNNNNNNNNNNNNNNNNNNNNNNNNNNNNNNNNNNNNNNNNNNNNNNNNNNNNNNNNNNNNNNNNNNNNNNNNNNNNNNNNNNNNNNNNNNNNNNNNNNNNNNNNNNNNNNNNNNNNNNNNNNNNNNNNNNNNNNNNNNCTTTACACAATCAAGAAATATCAATAAAGAATAGAGAAGacaaggaaacttagacttaagagtaagGAGTCTAACTTCAAGAGTTTAAAAGATGAGGTTAGCGAGATATCAtttcggcctcggcctcccacgtagcaccctcaacaagattgTTCCTCCACAATACCATCACTGTGTAAACCTCCTAGTTTCTCAGCCGCTTTACTTGCCGGTATAAAATCTCAacaggaacctcctcatagacaagtcttcatcaaccccaaaccttcaacagggagaatcgatgctggatcaccgAGGcccttctttaacatagagagaTGAAAGACAGGATGAATACAATCTAGCTCCGCAGGAGAcaccaactcataggccacctcaacCACACGATGTAGAATCTCGTATGGCCCGACGTACCTCGGACTCAACATCCCCTTCCTgacaaacctcatcacccctttcatgggttaTATCTTCAAGTACACTTGGTCacaaacatcaaactctaagggccgcTTCCTGTtatctgcataagacttctgacgattgtaagcagtagccaaacTTCCCCTAATCACCCTTACCTTCTCTAAGGATTCATGAATTATCTCTAGACCCAAATTGGATGACTCTCAAACATTGAACCATCCAACTTGAGACCTGTACATTCTACCATAtagtgcctcaaatggtgccatcccaattctggagtgataactgttattatatgagaactctatcaatggaagatggtcgtcccaactacctcTGAAGTACCTCTGAAGTCGATCACAAacgccctcaacatgtcctccaatgtgtTAATGGATCATTTTGCCTtcccatctgtctgaggatggaATGCAAAACTGAGATTTACTTGCTTTCCTAAACTCTTCTtgaaggatctccagaaatgcGAAGTGAACTGAGCCCCTCTATCTAAAATGATCAAGGAATCCCACGCCACCTcaaaatctcattaatgtagagtCTCGCTTAATCCTCAGTCCTATTAGTAAACTTCACATGGATAAAGtaggcagacttagtcatctgGTCTATAAAAACCCATATAGAGTCTTGTTGTCTCTtagtcctcggaagaccaaccacgaagtccatgttaatggcctcccacttctAAGTTGGAACCTCAATCATCTGAGTGAGACCACAAGGATTAAGGTGCTCCGCCTTACCCTGCTGACAATTTTGATACTTGTCCACATAGtcagcaatgtccttcttcatgccatcccaccaataaatctgcttgaggtcatgatacatcatGGTGGAACCAGGATGTAACAAATACCTAAAACCGTGGGCCTCTGCAACAATcttggtccgcaaatcatccacgtCTTGTATACACAACCTATCCTTGTACCTAAGTATGCCGTCACCTCAAAAAGCAAAGGACTCAATCATCTTTACCAGCACTGAGTCCTTCAAGTCAATCAACACAGAAACAAGTTGCaaacccttcttgacttcagcTACAAAGGATGATTCAAAACTGGGATGAACTAAAACATCCCCACTAGAAGAATCCGTCAACCacacacccagtctggccagtctgtgcacatccttcaccaactccttcttcccaTCATCAAAGTGGAttgtactccccatgctcaACATGCTCAAAACGTAAGCTACAACATTTGCCTTCCTTGGATGGTACTGGACACTCATGTAATAGTCCTTCAAAGaatccaaccatctccgcttaCGTTAATTCAACaccctctgtgtgaacacgtacttaagactcttgtggtctgtgaacacatccacatgcactccggacaagtaatgcctccacaactttaatacaaataccacagctgccaactccaggtgatgaatgggataattcttttcaagaaccttgagctgtctggacgtataggctatcaccttaccaccctgcataagaacacaactcaAACCAATCCTATATACGTCACAATAAACACTGTAATTCTCACAACATTTAGGTAATGTAAGCACTGGGGCtggaagtgagtctgtccttgagctgcTTGAAattcttctcacaagtctccgccCATTTGAACTTGGCTTTCTTCCTAGTCAAATCTGTCAGTGGGgcaacaatggaagaaaaactcTCCACCaacctgcggtagtaaccaTCCAATCCCAGAAAGCTACGGATATTGATATGAGTAAGAGGTCTTGGTCAAttcttaacagcctcagtcTTCCCGGGGTCCACCTCCACACATTGATCAGACACAACATGACATAGGAAGTTTACTGATCTAAGCCAGacttcacacttgctgaatttggcatacaactgatgttgtctaagtacctgcaaNCGGGGTCCACCTCCACACATTGATCAGACACAACATGACATAGGAAGTTTACTAATCTAAGCCAGacttcacacttgctgaatttggcatacaactgatgttgtctaagtacctgcaaggttagtctcaaatactgttcatgctcttccttggtcttagagtagatgagaatgtcatcaatgaattttATGACGAAAGAATctaggtattcacggaagactcgGTTCATGAGGTACATAAATGAAACTagtgcattagtgagaccaaattaCATGACTAAGAAATTATAATGATCATAACGGGTACGACaggctgtctttgggatatcttcaTTTCTAACCATAAACTGATGATACCCGGAATAAAGATCAATCTTTGAGAAGAAGCTAGACCATTGGAGCTGATCGAATAGGTAATCTATTTTGGGAAGTGGATACCTATTcattatagtgactttgttaggatgccgataatcgatacacatcctaagggttcgatccttctttttcacgtACAGCACTAGAGCTCCCAAAGGGGATATGCTTGGCTGGATGAATCCCTTATCAGTGATATCTTTTAACtacagcttcaactctttgagtttagATGGAGCCATTCTGTAGGGAGGAATTGAAATCGGTTTGGTATAGGGATCTAGGTCGATAATAAATCAATCTCTCGAGGGGAGGGACTCCAGGGAAATCATCGGGGAACAcgtcttggaactcattcactacaggcacagagtctatggatggaatgtcatgatctagatcattgacactcacaagatgacatagcAATCcattggacatcattttattagctTTTAGGTTTGAAATCAAGGGACTTGAATGACTCGAATGGTACCCCTTCTAGACCAGCTCTAATTCATTAGGGAAACATAATATGACAACCTACTACTACAATCCATGAAGTCGTAACGATTATTGAGCCAGTCCATACAAAGTACAATATTGAAGTCATTCATGGGTAACTCAACAAGGTCTGCACatatagtcttaccacatactaCTATTGGGCAGTCTTTATGAACCCTATCAGCTGTCATATTTTCTCCTACGGGGTAGTAATACAATAGGATCCTGCAAAACCTCATGTAGTGTTTCAAAAGTAAGACCAAACAAGGGAGTCACAAaagaaagcgtagaccctggatcaggTAAAGAATAAACTAAGGTTGAAAAAACGTGCAGCATACCTATTACCACATCAGCAGACTTCTCcagctcctccctgcccttcaagGAGTAGAATATGTTCCTCTTACGAGGCTCGACTGCAGTAGCATTCTGGCGATTAGGcataggctgagcattacctctaGCCTGACCCCTATTCTGTGGGCAGTCCCTGACCATGTGTCCACTCATTCCACAACCGAAGCTGGCATTTGTGCCtagtctgcactctccactgtgaatACCGCCACACTTGCCACATTCCTTTCTGGGACGCTGCACATTACCTCCGTTGCCCTTCTTTGTCTTGGGTCTGCCTCTTTTATGTGATGCACTCCTCTTACAGTTAGAGTTCCCTGCACTCTGATGGcccttcttaaatctaggctgaTCACGAACTCCAAAAGTGATCCATCCACCACCTCTGCTAGAACCTGTCTGGTTAGAAGGGTTAGGCCTCTCACCTTACGGGCTCTCCTCTTCTTCTGGCTATCCTCAACCTGTTGGACATGTACCATAAGCCTGGAGAAGTCCATTCTATCATGAAGCATGGCAGCCCGACAATACTCCTCCAATTCCTCTGAGATCCCTGtaaggaacctgctcatctcatccctggtGTTCAACACAAGAAaagtggcatacctggacaATTTTACCAatttcagggaatactccctgataGTCATCGATCCCTGCTTATGGTTGATGAACTAATCAACCTTAGCCTATCTTATCTCTCTGGGAAAGAAGCTCTCCAAAAAAGCTGTCTTAAACAGATCCCATGTGATCGGACCACTGCCCAACACCCTTCTATCGTggcacatcttgcaccaagccTGTGCAAAATCCTTCAGCCGATACGAGTCCAGCTCAGCTTTCTCAATCCCCGTAGCCCTCATCACCACCAGAATCTTCTAGACCTCCTCCACAAACTCCCGAGGTTCCTCTGCAGTCTTAGATCTTGTAAAGATTGGAGGATTCACCCACGTAAATTCTCTCAGTCTGTTCGCCATGTTGTTGGCTGGTGGGTTCTCCTGCAAAACCTCCTGTATGTTAGCCTGGGCCATCATAGCCTGATCCTGCACATTGATAGCTTGAGCTATATGTGCCAAAGTTGTCCGCACCTCAGTATCAGTCAATCCTGCTGGGTTAACTTGCATGGTTACTCCTGCatctggagcctggggtggaacttcGTTGTTCCCAGTAGCTGCTACACCTCTTCCCCGACCAACGTTCCCCCttgttttcattttaaaaaaaaaatgaaaaattggtGTTAGATatgctcataacaccaagaaatcataCATTAAGGAAAGCACCATAAGANcaaaaaaaaaaaataaaaaattggtgTTAGATatgctcataacaccaagaaatcataCATTAAGGAAAGCAccataagatcagaagaaggga
Proteins encoded:
- the LOC107001193 gene encoding uncharacterized protein LOC107001193; the protein is MRATGIEKAELDSYRLKDFAQAWYATFLVLNTRDEMSRFLTGISEELEEYCRAAMLHDRMDFSRLMVHVQQVEDSQKKRRARKPRFKKGHQSAGNSNCKRSASHKRGRPKTKKGNGGNVQRPRKECGKCGGIHSGECRLGTNASFGCGMSGHMVRDCPQNRGQARGNAQPMPNRQNATAVEPRKRNIFYSLKGREELEKSADVVIDLTRKKAKFKWAETCEKNFKQLKDRLTSSPSAYIT